A genome region from Scyliorhinus torazame isolate Kashiwa2021f chromosome 11, sScyTor2.1, whole genome shotgun sequence includes the following:
- the LOC140385372 gene encoding transmembrane protein 200A-like, with the protein MIATGGLLRISARRQDSFRSRNHVKKRKRKPKKKCKSDVVVVKGKLKLFSISGLIAAFGILVLLMGIAMTVMGYWPKGTDIFDIVKVQSHNITNSTSLETTTLEIISNFLASYLHSEKLKVLGPLIMGIGIFLFICANTVLHENRDKKTKIINIRDIYSTVIDVHNLKTKDCGPLNGFVNYVQSKSMDNLKSPDSFCAAMLAKSTWRTPIANTVKPMGPKENDGKKHCDFVANLQQQIPKDRKTFSDTVYSICRDRIRMNDRTQMPQMCGAKSIVTSSISAFTLPVIKLNNCALEEGVARYGKNGNESQTSEKFNETQQAVDHFASDQVETIESISADISINSDHLGDNNQSIEMETSNTSWLNGNQLVSNKSSQNSSSQVSQVSPVPFQKTGSNLSLHTLSIRSKLMNLDDYPSTSMMQDEGMDPSCTHLDCTNSKDYITLGDEDSFESALVLPEAIDESSDDCSENLNKDVIQESTMPNNEQKVDKPQRCVQRQYTKREKLLMISSSHNTLQIEDDEIDSN; encoded by the coding sequence ATGATAGCAACAGGAGGGCTTCTTCGTATTTCAGCTAGGAGACAAGATTCCTTTCGATCGCGTAATCATGTTAAAAAACGCAAAAGGAAACCAAAAAAGAAATGCAAGAGTGATGTAGTGGTAGTGAAAGGCAAATTGAAGCTGTTCTCCATTTCTGGACTGATTGCTGCATTTGGAATCCTGGTATTGTTGATGGGGATAGCAATGACAGTGATGGGATACTGGCCTAAGGGCACTGACATTTTTGACATTGTTAAGGTCCAATCTCACAATATCACCAATAGCACTAGTTTAGAGACTACAACACTGGAAATTATTTCTAATTTTTTAGCCAGCTACTTACATTCTGAAAAGCTGAAGGTTTTAGGACCCCTCATTATGGGAATTGGTATATTTTTGTTTATCTGTGCCAATACAGTTCTTCATGAAAATAGAGACAAGAAGACCAAGATAATTAATATACGAGACATTTATTCTACAGTTATAGATGTACATAATTTGAAAACAAAGGATTGTGGGCCGCTTAATGGTTTTGTCAACTACGTGCAGTCCAAAAGCATGGATAATCTCAAATCTCCTGATTCATTTTGTGCAGCAATGTTGGCCAAAAGTACCTGGCGGACACCCATTGCTAATACTGTGAAGCCTATGGGTCCAAAAGAAAATGATGGTAAAAAGCACTGCGACTTTGTAGCAAACTTGCAGCAACAAATTCCCAAAGATAGAAAGACATTCTCCGATACGGTATACAGTATTTGCAGAGACAGAATCAGAATGAACGATCGAACCCAAATGCCCCAGATGTGTGGAGCTAAGTCAATTGTCACTTCTTCTATTAGTGCATTCACACTGCCTGTCATCAAACTGAACAACTGTGCCCTGGAAGAGGGTGTCGCCAGATATGGGAAAAATGGGAATGAATCACAAACTTCGGAAAAATTTAATGAAACTCAACAAGCAGTTGACCATTTTGCGTCTGATCAAGTTGAAACTATTGAATCTATTTCAGCGGATATAAGCATAAACAGTGATCACCTTGGAGATAATAACCAGAGCATAGAAATGGAGACTTCAAATACCTCATGGTTAAATGGCAACCAATTGGTATCTAACAAAAGCTCACAAAATTCCTCTTCTCAAGTGTCCCAGGTTTCTCCCGTTCCATTTCAGAAAACCGGATCCAATCTTTCTCTCCACACTTTATCCATTCGCTCTAAACTTATGAATCTTGATGACTATCCTTCCACATCCAtgatgcaggatgaagggatggatCCAAGCTGCACACATTTAGATTGCACCAACAGTAAGGACTACATTACGTTAGGTGATGAGGACTCTTTTGAGTCTGCTCTTGTACTACCAGAAGCCATAGATGAGTCTAGTGATGACTGTTCAGAGAATCTTAATAAAGATGTCATACAAGAAAGTACAATGCCAAATAATGAACAAAAGGTGGATAAACCTCAAAGATGTGTGCAGAGACAGTACACAAAGAGAGAGAAGTTGCTCATGATTTCCAGTTCACACAATACTCTACAAATCGAAGATGATGAAATTGATAGTAATTAA